The Oncorhynchus keta strain PuntledgeMale-10-30-2019 chromosome 17, Oket_V2, whole genome shotgun sequence genome has a window encoding:
- the LOC118396749 gene encoding transmembrane protein 116-like isoform X1: MHGISREIPTPVPCGDFLLQRQSTGALWITLPRWQLCGSFTMSLNRFLSNDQITGLSTVYLVSLSISLIGSFSVLVVSIVKRSHLQEQVNPLVQLALADLLAAVTLMFTSTMNETHTFTPSVLICEKLLPLSLMFYFVSFLLMVVYAWESKHAVEGWRERPREEESQCRQRMGVVPVYACVWFIPLVMYFVYVMTLVLVPPSHMTANNAEASTYCNSCILFLHIWRDNCSDIEHIHDIFIQCFLFVSVIPVLVCCTVVYYKVGSWYRRYEEEGLFPVEGDARSRKRLRGMFSTARYMMVVIIFCWTPALVLVVLSVIPDIPQVNLFPLYVIQAMTLSLQGCLNSVVYAWRRPNFRDAVLGERIPLLSQDAPLPFFDESLRGPLGPLTSNS, translated from the exons ATGCACGGCATTTCCAGGGAAATTCCTACACCTGTCCCGTGTGGGGATTTTTTGCTGCAAAG ACAAAGTACGGGTGCGCTTTGGATAACTTTGCCTAGGTGGCAATTGTGCGGCTCATTCACAATGAGTTTGAATCGATTTTTAAGCAATGACCAG ATCACTGGTCTCTCGACTGTGTACCTGGTATCTCTGTCTATAAG TTTGATTGGGAGTTTTTCAGTGCTGGTGGTTTCCATTGTAAAGAGGAGCCACCTACAAGAACAG GTGAATCCCCTGGTCCAGCTGGCTCTAGCTGATCTGTTGGCAGCAGTCACCCTGATGTTCACCAGCACAATGAATGAAACACACACCTTCACCCCCAGTGTGTTAATCTGTGAAAAACTACTGCCTCTGTCACTG ATGTTTTACTTCGTGTCGTTCCTCCTGATGGTAGTGTATGCCTGGGAGTCAAAGCATGCAgtcgagggatggagggagagaccaagagaggaagag tcCCAGTGTCGACAAAGGATGGGGGTTGTGCCTGTATATGCTTGTGTGTG GTTTATACCATTGGTGATGTACTTTGTGTATGTGATGACTTTAGTCCTGGTACCACCCAGCCACATGACGGCAAACAACGCTGAAGCTAGCACATACTGCAACAG CTGTATCCTCTTCCTGCATATCTGGAGGGACAACTGCTCAGATATA GAACATATCCATGATATCTTCATACAATGCTTCCTCTTCGTCAGTGTGATACCAGTTTTGGTGTGCTGCACA GTGGTTTACTACAAGGTGGGCAGCTGGTATCGCAGGTATGAGGAAGAGGGACTATTTCCTGTGGAGGGAGATGCACGTTCCAGGAAACGGCTGAGGGGTATGTTCTCCACTGCTCGCTACATGATGGTGGTCATCATCTTCTGCTGGACCCCAG CTCTTgttctggttgtcctgtctgtgaTACCAGACATACCTCAAGTAAATCTCTTCCCCCTGTATGTTATACAG GCGATGACGTTGTCTCTGCAGGGCTGTCTGAACAGTGTGGTCTATGCCTGGAGACGACCGAACTTCAGAGACGCTGTGCTCGGAGAGAGGATTCCCCTTCTCAGCCAAGACGCCCCTCTGCCCTTCTTTGACGAATCACTGAGGGGGCCGCTTGGACCCTTAACCTCTAACTCCTGA
- the LOC118396749 gene encoding transmembrane protein 116-like isoform X2, producing MSLNRFLSNDQITGLSTVYLVSLSISLIGSFSVLVVSIVKRSHLQEQVNPLVQLALADLLAAVTLMFTSTMNETHTFTPSVLICEKLLPLSLMFYFVSFLLMVVYAWESKHAVEGWRERPREEESQCRQRMGVVPVYACVWFIPLVMYFVYVMTLVLVPPSHMTANNAEASTYCNSCILFLHIWRDNCSDIEHIHDIFIQCFLFVSVIPVLVCCTVVYYKVGSWYRRYEEEGLFPVEGDARSRKRLRGMFSTARYMMVVIIFCWTPALVLVVLSVIPDIPQVNLFPLYVIQAMTLSLQGCLNSVVYAWRRPNFRDAVLGERIPLLSQDAPLPFFDESLRGPLGPLTSNS from the exons ATGAGTTTGAATCGATTTTTAAGCAATGACCAG ATCACTGGTCTCTCGACTGTGTACCTGGTATCTCTGTCTATAAG TTTGATTGGGAGTTTTTCAGTGCTGGTGGTTTCCATTGTAAAGAGGAGCCACCTACAAGAACAG GTGAATCCCCTGGTCCAGCTGGCTCTAGCTGATCTGTTGGCAGCAGTCACCCTGATGTTCACCAGCACAATGAATGAAACACACACCTTCACCCCCAGTGTGTTAATCTGTGAAAAACTACTGCCTCTGTCACTG ATGTTTTACTTCGTGTCGTTCCTCCTGATGGTAGTGTATGCCTGGGAGTCAAAGCATGCAgtcgagggatggagggagagaccaagagaggaagag tcCCAGTGTCGACAAAGGATGGGGGTTGTGCCTGTATATGCTTGTGTGTG GTTTATACCATTGGTGATGTACTTTGTGTATGTGATGACTTTAGTCCTGGTACCACCCAGCCACATGACGGCAAACAACGCTGAAGCTAGCACATACTGCAACAG CTGTATCCTCTTCCTGCATATCTGGAGGGACAACTGCTCAGATATA GAACATATCCATGATATCTTCATACAATGCTTCCTCTTCGTCAGTGTGATACCAGTTTTGGTGTGCTGCACA GTGGTTTACTACAAGGTGGGCAGCTGGTATCGCAGGTATGAGGAAGAGGGACTATTTCCTGTGGAGGGAGATGCACGTTCCAGGAAACGGCTGAGGGGTATGTTCTCCACTGCTCGCTACATGATGGTGGTCATCATCTTCTGCTGGACCCCAG CTCTTgttctggttgtcctgtctgtgaTACCAGACATACCTCAAGTAAATCTCTTCCCCCTGTATGTTATACAG GCGATGACGTTGTCTCTGCAGGGCTGTCTGAACAGTGTGGTCTATGCCTGGAGACGACCGAACTTCAGAGACGCTGTGCTCGGAGAGAGGATTCCCCTTCTCAGCCAAGACGCCCCTCTGCCCTTCTTTGACGAATCACTGAGGGGGCCGCTTGGACCCTTAACCTCTAACTCCTGA
- the LOC118396749 gene encoding uncharacterized protein LOC118396749 isoform X3: MFTSTMNETHTFTPSVLICEKLLPLSLMFYFVSFLLMVVYAWESKHAVEGWRERPREEESQCRQRMGVVPVYACVWFIPLVMYFVYVMTLVLVPPSHMTANNAEASTYCNSCILFLHIWRDNCSDIEHIHDIFIQCFLFVSVIPVLVCCTVVYYKVGSWYRRYEEEGLFPVEGDARSRKRLRGMFSTARYMMVVIIFCWTPALVLVVLSVIPDIPQVNLFPLYVIQAMTLSLQGCLNSVVYAWRRPNFRDAVLGERIPLLSQDAPLPFFDESLRGPLGPLTSNS; this comes from the exons ATGTTCACCAGCACAATGAATGAAACACACACCTTCACCCCCAGTGTGTTAATCTGTGAAAAACTACTGCCTCTGTCACTG ATGTTTTACTTCGTGTCGTTCCTCCTGATGGTAGTGTATGCCTGGGAGTCAAAGCATGCAgtcgagggatggagggagagaccaagagaggaagag tcCCAGTGTCGACAAAGGATGGGGGTTGTGCCTGTATATGCTTGTGTGTG GTTTATACCATTGGTGATGTACTTTGTGTATGTGATGACTTTAGTCCTGGTACCACCCAGCCACATGACGGCAAACAACGCTGAAGCTAGCACATACTGCAACAG CTGTATCCTCTTCCTGCATATCTGGAGGGACAACTGCTCAGATATA GAACATATCCATGATATCTTCATACAATGCTTCCTCTTCGTCAGTGTGATACCAGTTTTGGTGTGCTGCACA GTGGTTTACTACAAGGTGGGCAGCTGGTATCGCAGGTATGAGGAAGAGGGACTATTTCCTGTGGAGGGAGATGCACGTTCCAGGAAACGGCTGAGGGGTATGTTCTCCACTGCTCGCTACATGATGGTGGTCATCATCTTCTGCTGGACCCCAG CTCTTgttctggttgtcctgtctgtgaTACCAGACATACCTCAAGTAAATCTCTTCCCCCTGTATGTTATACAG GCGATGACGTTGTCTCTGCAGGGCTGTCTGAACAGTGTGGTCTATGCCTGGAGACGACCGAACTTCAGAGACGCTGTGCTCGGAGAGAGGATTCCCCTTCTCAGCCAAGACGCCCCTCTGCCCTTCTTTGACGAATCACTGAGGGGGCCGCTTGGACCCTTAACCTCTAACTCCTGA